From Ochotona princeps isolate mOchPri1 chromosome X, mOchPri1.hap1, whole genome shotgun sequence, one genomic window encodes:
- the GPR34 gene encoding probable G-protein coupled receptor 34, whose amino-acid sequence MATTLVNTWSCSSQKMHFLTNHSNQSPQNFSGASNATTCPMDENLLSTVLTTFYSVIFIVGLIGNIIALYVFLGIHRKRNSIQIYLLNVAIADLLLIFCLPFRIMYHINQNKWTLGVVLCKVVGMLFYMNMYISIILLGFISLDRYIKINRSIQQRKAITTKQSIYVCCIVWIIALAAFLTMIILTLKKGGHNSAMCFHYRQKHNAKGEAIFNLILVIMFWLIFLLIILSYIKIGKNLLRISKRRSKFPNSAKYATTARNSFIVLIIFTICFVPYHAFRFIYIFSQLNVSSCYWKEIVHKSNEIMLVLSSFNSCLDPVMYFLMSSNIRKIMCQLLFRRFQGEASRSESTSEFKPGYSLHDTSVAAKIQYSSKST is encoded by the coding sequence ATGGCAACTACTTTGGTCAACACCTGGTCTTGTTCCTCACAGAAGATGCACTTTCTAACCAATCACAGCAACCAATCACCACAAAACTTCTCAGGAGCCTCAAATGCTACCACCTGTCCCATGGATGAAAACTTACTATCTACTGTGTTAACAACATTCTACTCTGTTATTTTCATTGTGGGATTAATTGGGAACATAATTGCCCTGTATGTCTTTCTGGGTATCCACCGCAAAAGAAATTCCATTCAAATTTACCTACTTAATGTTGCCATTGCAGACCTGCTActcattttctgtctccctttccgAATAATGTATCACATTAATCAAAACAAGTGGACACTAGGTGTGGTTCTCTGTAAGGTTGTGGGAATGCTATTTTATATGAACATGTACATAAGCATTATTTTGCTTGGATTCATTAGTTTGGATCGTTACATAAAAATTAATAGGTCTATACAACAACGGAAGGCAATAACAACCAAACAAAGTATATATGTTTGCTGTATAGTGTGGATAATAGCTCTTGCTGCATTTTTAACTATGATTATTTTAACACTTAAGAAAGGAGGGCATAATTCCGCAATGTGCTTCCATTACAGACAGAAGCATAATGCAAAAGGAGAGGCGATTTTTAACTTAATTCTTGTGATAATGTTCTGGCTAATTTTCCTACTAATAATTCTTTCATACATTAAGATCGGCAAGAATCTACTGAGGATTTCTAAACGAAGGTCAAAATTTCCTAATTCTGCAAAATATGCCACCACAGCCCGGAATTCATTTATTGTACTTATCATTTTTACTATATGTTTTGTTCCCTACCATGCCTTTAGATTCATCTATATTTTTTCCCAGCTAAACGTGTCGTCTTGCTACTGGAAGGAAATCGTTCACAAAAGCAATGAGATCATGCTGGTCCTGTCATCTTTCAACAGCTGCTTAGATCCAGTCATGTACTTCCTCATGTCCAGTAATATCCGTAAAATCATGTGCCAACTGCTTTTTAGACGATTTCAAGGTGAAGCCAGCCGAAGTGAAAGTACTTCGGAATTCAAGCCAGGATACTCCCTGCATGATACGTCTGTGGCAGCTAAAATACAGTACAGTTCTAAAAGCACTTGA